A region of Heteronotia binoei isolate CCM8104 ecotype False Entrance Well chromosome 2, APGP_CSIRO_Hbin_v1, whole genome shotgun sequence DNA encodes the following proteins:
- the LOC132566389 gene encoding pleckstrin homology domain-containing family A member 7-like has translation MATEDIDWLDLPGRWTYGVCSNGRIFFVNDETKSTCWIHPSSGCPIQSGHFTWSEVPKSWEMDTTPRGAIFFIK, from the exons atggccacTGAGGACATTGATTGGCTTGACCTTCCAGGCAGGTGGACATATGGAGTTTGCAGTAATGGGAGAATCTTCTTTGTCAA TGATGAGACAAAATCTACCTGCTGGATACACCCAAGTAGTGGTTGTCCCATCCAAAGTGGGCACTTCACCTGGTCAG AGGTGCCTAAAAGCTGGGAGATGGACACCACACCACGGGGGGCTATCTTTTTTATCAAGTAA